Part of the Rhodocyclaceae bacterium genome is shown below.
GCAGGCCTGCTGGCGGCTGCCGCATGGTGCGAATCGATGTTCGGGTTCCAGGGGCTGCCGCCGGTGGCGTGATCGCCCTGGATGGATCAGGCGGGGCGCGGGCGGTGGGCGTCGACCCAGCGCAGGATGTCCTGCATGCCCAAGGCACCGGGCTGACGTGCGATTTCGCGTCCGCCGCTGAACAGGATCAAGGTCGGTATGCTGCGGATTGCGAACCGGTTGCCGAGTGCCTGTTCCGCCTCGGTATCGACCTTGCCCAGACGCATCCCCGGTTCCAGCCGGGAAGCTGCCTGCTCGAACTGCGGGGCCATCGTCCTGCAGGGCCCACACCAGGGAGCCCAGAAATCCACGAGCAGCGGGATGTCGCTGCGCGCCATCTGGCGCTCGAAGCTCTGGCTGGTGAGCGTAACCGGCTTGCCGGTGAACAGTGGCTGGTGGCACTGGCCACAGCGCGGCTGCTGTTCGAGCTTCGCGGCAGGGACGCGGTTCACGGCCTGGCAGTGCGGACAGCAGAGGTGCAGTGGATCGGTCATCTGAGGCTCCGGCACGATCGCGAGATCTGTCGGATATTGGGGCCGCGCGTGGCCGCATCAAGCCCTGCATTGCCGAGCGGCACTGGTTGACCTGTCCGCTCAGAGGGCGGACTGAGGCTCACCCAGCCAGGCGACCCCTTCCAGCAATCCGAGTGCATCCGCCACCCAGCGCGCGAAGTCCGTGAACGTCCCCGGCTGTGGCCGGAGGTCGCCGACCTGGCCGTCGGGGAACAGCAGCCATGCCGGCTGGAACAGCGGTGGGCTGTCGGCGGATGCCGGGTCCAGCGCACCCTGCAGCGGGTGAAGCGCGGCCTGCAGGCGTGCCTCCCCGCTGTCCAGCGATTCGTAGCGATCGAAGTAGGTCCGGATCGACTCGGCCCATGCATCGGTCTCCACGAATGGTCCGTCGGCGGCCTGCTCGCGCGAGGAGCGAGCCGCCGCGTCGGCGTCGAGCCTGCACTTCGTGAAGAAGCGTTCTGCCGTCATCTCGACCAGCTGGTCGACCTTGCTCCGGTTCTGTTCAAGCGACGCGATCAGGTCGCCGAGAGCGATCGCCGGAAACGGGAAACGCAGCGCTGCTGAGCACAGGCGGGGCACCAGCGCCACCGCCAGCTCGATGTCGAACAGCCCGGCCAGACGCGACAGCAGCCGTAGGCTCGACGGCCGCTCGCGGTACAGCTCGAGCGCCAGGTGGTAGAGCGCGACCGCGCTCGGACGGGCCATCGACGAGCGCAGACCCTCGACGATCGCGTGTGTCTCGAGGATCTCGTGGACGCTGAATCCTTCCGTCGTGTCGAAGAGGGTACCGGCCAGCATGGCGAAATCGGTTCGCGCGCGAAGCTCTTCGCCGCTGGCGAGAGGCCGGCGCGAGGCCTGCCAGCGGGCTGCCCAGCGCGCGCGGCGACCCACATCTCGGGTGAACGCGAAGTACCACGGCGAGGTGACGACATGCGACAGATGGATGCCGGCACGCGCCAGTGCGAACAGCGCGAAAAGCTCGGCGTCGTCGCGGGGCGCCTGGCGCCTGCCCAACAGCGAGATGAACTCGGCGGCCGGACGATCGACTTGTACCGCAGCAAGGGGGGGCAATACCCCGTATACGACGGGGCTCTGCAGGCGCGTGCGCAGGTCGTCAAACCATCCCTGGACTTCGTCTGGACCTCGATCGAGTATCACCGCCATCTGTCAGATTGCCCTATCTTCCACATCATGCGAAATCCAAGAAGATAGGGTAGCAAAATCCTTGCCTGCCAGTGGGTGGTCAGCCCCTGTACCCTGCGGGAGACCCTGGAAGCAGGGCGCAGCACTCAGCGCGTGACCAGCAGGCCATCCACCGCCACTACGCCTTCGCCCGCGGGCTTCACCAGCAGGGGATTGATCTCTGCTTCGGCAACGGTCGCCCCGGGCAGCAGCGCCAGCATGGAGAAAGCGACGACCGCTTCCGCCAGCGCATCGACATCGCCGGCCGGGAGGCCACGGTAGCCGCGCACCAGCGCGAGCGCCTTCACCTCGGAGATCATGCGGTGCGCTTCGGGGAGATCCACGGGCGCACTGCGGATCGCGTAGTCCTTGTATATCTCGGCCAGCGTGCCGCCCGCGCCGACGATCACCACCGGCCCGACCTGCGGATCGTTGCGGTAGCCCAGGATCACCTCGGCCAGCCCGCGTTCCATCTTCTGCACCAGCACGCCGTCGATGCGCGCCTCCGGATGCCTGGCGCGGACGTTGTCCAGGATGCGTCCACAGGCTGCCCGCAGGGCCGCCGCGTCCACGATCCCGAGCACGACGCCGCCGGCGTCGGTCTTGTGCAGCACGTCGCGCGACAGCACCTTCGCCACGACCGGAAAGGGGATCGACGAACCCTGGTCGGCCGCCGTCAGTACCTCGGACGGCGCGGCCGGGATGCCCATTGCAGAGAACACGGCGGCTGCATCGCGCTCGTTCAGCGGCGCGTCGCCGGCGGCTGCGACCAGCCCGGCGACCGCGTCGAGGCCGGCTGGTGCGGCCAGGTCGCGCGCCACTGGCGGTTGCCAGTCGAAGTAGCAGCGGATCGCGTCGGCGCAACTCTCGGGCGTGCGGAAAGCCGGTACGCCACCGGCGCGCAGCAGGTCGAGCGAGGTGTCGGCGGCGGGCGCGATGAACACGAGCAGCGGCTTGCCTGGCTTGGCGCCGACGATCGGTTCGACTGCGAGCTGCGGATGGAACTGCGCGCTGGAACCCACGACCGCAAGCACGGCGTCGCAGTCGTCGGATGCGAGCAGCGCATCGAGCACCGCGCTGTAGATCTCTTTCTTGGTGCCGGCCAGCGTGAGGTCGATCATCGGCGACTGGCCGACATGGATCTTCTTCTCCGCCAGCTGGCGGATCACGTCTTCGGTCGGCGGTGCGATGTCGATGCCGTACAGACCGAGCTGGTCGACCACGGTCGCCGCGCCGCCGCCGGTAGTCGTCACCACGCCAACCCGGCGCCGTCCCGTCCGCGGCTGCTTCGACGGCGGGAACCGGCCGAGGAGCTGGGCGGTCTCGAGCAGTGATTCGAGCGTGCCGACGCGCACGATGCCGTGCGCCCGGAAAAACGCGTCGGCTGTGTCGTCTGCCCCAGTCATCGCCCCGGTGTGCGAGGCGGCGAGTTCGCGGCCGATCTCGGAGCGGCCGAGCTTGTAGGCGATCACCGGCTTGCCCGCGGCGAATGCACGGCGTGCGGCCGTGGCCAGCGCCGGGGCATCGCGCAGGGTCTCCAGGAACAGCAGGATCGCATCCGTGTTCGGGTCGTCGACCATCAGGTCGACCAGTTCGCCGACGCCGATGTCGCATTCGTTGCCGACCGAGACCAGCCGCGAGAAGCCGAAGCCGCGCGCCTGTGCGCGCGACATCAGCGAGCCCATCATGCTGCCGCTCTGCGAGATGATCGCGAGGTTGCCGCGCAGCAGGAGGTCGCCCTCGAAGGTCGCGTTGCAGGTGATCGGCGAGTTGGCATGGGTGTCGATCACCCCGAGCGCATTGGGCCCGAGCAGCCGCAGCCCGCCGGCGCGCGCGATCGACACGATCTCCTCCTGCAGCGCGCGGCCTTCTTCGCCGCGCTCGGCGAACCCGTCGCTGTAGAGCGTCGCCACCGGCACCTTCAGGCGCACGCATTCGCGCACCAGTTCCAGCACCGAGGCGGCCGGGGTCATGATGAACACGTGGTCGATCGGTGCGCCGCCGAGCGAGGCCGCAGCGGCCTCCAGCGAGGCGAACGCCGGTTCCCCGAGGATCTCGGGGCGCCCGGGGTTGATCGGCAGGATGGTGCCGGTGAAGCCGTGCTTGCGCAGGAAGCGCTGCGGCCGCGCGGTGTTCTTCGTGGCGTCGCCGGAAGCGCCGACCAGTGCGATGCGCTGCGGACGGAACAGCGCCCTCGACAGTTCGTTCATCGCCATGCCGATCAGCCCGCCCGCGGCGGGCGCTGGTCGAAGCTGCGGCCGAACACGCCCTCGGCGACACGCTGCTTGAGGATTTCAAGCGAGCCGCCAGCGATCATCCAGCCGCGTGTCTTGCGGAACATGTATTCGATCAGCGACTCGTCGCTGTAGCCCATGCCGCCCATCACCTGCATCGCGAAGTTGCAGGCGTCGAAGCCGACCTGGTTGCAGGTGTGCTTGGCAATCGCGGTATCCATCTGGGTCGGGATGCCCGCCTGGCCACCCGACAGCGCGGCACGGTAGAGCAGCAGTTGAGCGGCCTCGAGGCGCATCTTCAGTTCCGCGAACTGCCACTGCAGGCCCTGGAACTCGCACAGCGGGCGGCCGAACTGCTTGCGATCCATCGCCCACTGGCGGGCGGTCTCGAATGCCAGTTGTCCGTAGGCCAGCGAGCGGGCGCAGTTGCCCATGCGCTCGACGTTGAAGCCGGCAATCTGCTTCTTGAAGCCGCCTTCCTTCAGCAGCACGTTCTCCGGCGGCACGTAGACGTCCTCGAAGTAGAGCTGCGCCCACTCCTCGCCGGACAGGAACTTCGATGTCTTGCCGATGCGGAAGCCGGGAGCACCGCGCTCGATCAGCACCGATCCGATGCCGCCGACGCCCGGTGCGTAGCGCACGTACACGAGGTACACGTCTGCATAAGGACCATGCGTGTTGAAGACCTTGGTGCCAGTCACCCGGTAGCCGTCACCGTCGGGCTTCGCGGTCGTCTTCAGGTCGGTGACCGCCGAGCCGGCTTCGGGCTCGGTCATGCCCAGGCAGATCACGGTCTCGCCGCGCAGCAGCGGCTTGAGATACTTCTCTTTCTGCGCCGGGGTGCCGTATTCGGCAAACACGCGGATCGGGCCGAAGTTGCCGGCCTGTATCACGTCGGCGCTGCGCGGGCACACCTTCGCGACTTCCTGGATGGCGATCACTGCATCGAGCAGCGTGCCGCCCTGGCCGCCATCGGCTTCCGGCAGGGTTATGCCCATCAGGCCCTGTTCGGCCATCAGTCGTCCGACATCGGCCGGATGCTCGGGCGCATGCGCGCGCTTGAGTGCGTCGGCGCGAAGGTGCCGCTCGGCGAAGCCGCGCACGGCGTCCTGGAAAAGCTGCTGGTCTTCAGACAGGTCGAAGTTCATGGTCCTCCTCGGGACTGCTTGCGTCGTGATCGAGTCTATCACCCTGCCCTCCTCGCTATTGCCGCGCTGCCCGCCAGCCCGGGGGCTGTTGACTGGACGCCGGGATGCGGATAAACCAGCGTTTAGCCTGCGGCGCGATGGCCTTCGACGAAAGGCGACGGCAGGCCGACGGAGGAACTGTAACCATGGATGAAGAGAAATCCCGGCCCGGGCACTGGCCGGACAACCGCCTGTGCAGGCTGTCCCTGATCGGGGCGATCGGGTCGCTCGCGCTCGTCGCGGCGGTGCCGTCGCCCGTGCATGCGCAGCCCGGTGCACAGAAGCTCGACTGGCCGCAGCGGCCGGTGCGGTTGGTGGTGCCCTTTGCACCCGGTGGCGGCACCGACATCGTCGCCCGCCTGCTTGCGCCGACGCTCGCCGAGTCAATCGGCCAGCCGGTCGTCGTCGACAACCGGTCGGGCGCGGCAGGCAACATCGCGATGGAGATCGTTGCACGTGCGCAGCCCGACGGGCATACGGTACTGGTAAGCAACGTGTCGACCGCCTCGATCAACCCGATCCTCTACGCCGGTACGCTCAAGTTCGACCCGCTGAAGGAACTCTCCGGGGTGACGCTGCTGGCGGCGATCCCGAACCTGCTGGTGTCCGGTGCCGGATTTCCGCCGGGCAGCTTCAAGGAACTTCTTGCGTATGCTCGAGCCCGCCCCGGGCAGCTGAACTACTCGACTCCGCTAGGGGGCTACTCGCACCTCGACATGCTCGACCTCGCCAGCCGCACAGGCATGAAGCTGGTCAACGTGCCGTCGAAGGGCGCGGGCTCGTCGGCGGCCAGCATCATCAGCGGCGAGATCCATTTCTCGATCGCCAATGCCGCATCGACCACGCCGCAGGTGAAGGCCGGGCGCATGAAGGCCTACGCCACGACTGCGCCGAAGCGGCTGTCCGACCTGCCCGAGGTGCCCACGTTCGCCGAACTTGGTCTGCCCGGTGTCGGGAGCGACAACTGGAATGGCCTGTTCGTGCCGGCCCGTACGCCACGCGCGATCGTCAACCGGCTTCATCAGGCCACGGTCGAGGTGCTGCAACGCCCGGCGATCGTCGAGTCGTATGCGAAGGTGGCGGTGCCGGTGGCGACGAGCCGCTCGCCCGAGGAATTCGATGCGTACGTGAAGTCCGAGGTCGGGCGCTGGGCCCGGATCATCAAGGAAAACCAGATCAGGCTCGACTGAGCCTGCATTCGACAAGGGGGAGGGCGGCATGGCAGCAGCAGCGGTGGCAGCAGGCGTGGATGTCATGAGCAGGGTGTCGCAGCCGGTGGAGTGCGAACTGATCGTCGAGAAGGACGTGCAGGTGCCGATGCGCGATGGCACGATCCTTTCATGCGACGTGTTCCGGCCGGCGATTCCCGGCAAGGTGCCCGCGATCATGAACATCAGCGTCTACCAGAAGGACAAGCTTTGGATCCCGCCTGCCGACCTCGAGGAGGCGGCCAACCCGTACATGAACTGGGAGACGGTCAACCCGCTGTGGTGGTGCCCGCGCGGCTATGCCTGCGTGCGCGTCGATTCGCGTGGCACCGGCAAGTCGCATGGCCGCTGCGAGCCCAGTTCGTACCAGGAGGCGCTTGATTTCCACGACGCGATCGAGTGGATCGCGAAGCGTGACTGGTGTTCCGGCAACATCGGTACCTGCGGCATCTCGTACCACGCGAGCTCTCAGTGGCGCGTGGCCAAGCTGAAGCCGCCGTCGCTCAAGGCGATCATCCCGTGGGAGGGGCGCGCCGACCAGTACCGAGACCAGGGCTACCACGGCGGCATCTTCGCGCTGGGCTTCATTGCCAACTGGGTCGCCACGCACACGGCACACCACCTGCTCGGCCGGCCGCGCAGCTACAACCCGGATTCGTTCCAGCCGGACATGCTCTACAACCTGATGCGCAACGACCTCGACTCGATGTTCTGGCGCCTGTGCAGCGCCGACTGGGACGCCACCGAGGTGCCGCTGTACAGCGCCGGCAATTGGGGAGGCTTCGCGCTGCACCTGCGCGGCAACACCGAGGGCTTCACCCGCGCGAAGTCGAAGCACAAGAAGCTTCGCGTACACACCGGCACCCATTTCCATCCGTTCCACTCGGAAGAGGGCCGGCTTGACCAGTTGCGCTTCTTCGACCACTGGTTGAAGGGCAACGACACCGGCATCATGGACGAGCCGCCGGTGAAGCTCGAGATCCGCACCGGCGGCAGCCCGAAGCCGTACGCATTCCGCTTCGAGAACGAGTGGCCGCTAGCGCGCACGCAGTGGAAGAAGATGTACCTGCGCTTCGACCGCGAGCAATCTCACGACGCCGCGGATGTCGAGGGGCTGATGGTCGACACACTGCCGTCGGACGAGACGTCGGTAAGCTACCCGGCGAGCGGCGTCACCGCCGCCGGCGTGGCATCGGGCTCGTCGCTGTCGACCACGCACGGCGGTGGCGGCCGGCTCGGCGTGTCGGTGCAGACCGAGCCGATGGCCGCGGACACCGAGATCACCGGCCCGCTGTCGATGACGCTCTATGTGTCGAGCACCAGCGAGGACATGGACCTGATGCTGACGCTGCGCAACGTCGGCCCTGACGGCAAGGACGTGCCCGAGGTCGGACAGCACGGCCAGCCAGTGCCGCTCACCAAAGGATGGTTGAGGGCCTCGCATCGCAAGCTCGATCCGGCCCTGTCGACGCCACATCGTCCGTACCACTCGCACGACGAGCGCCTGTGGCTATCGCCGGGCGAGGTCGTCGAATGCAACGTCGAGATCTGGCCCACCTGCATCGTGCTGCAGAAGGGACACCGGCTGCGCGTCGACATCCAGCCGCGCGACGGCATCGGCTCGGCACCCTACACCCACTACCACGCAGACTATAACGCCGGCGCCGAGAACACCCTGCACGCCGGCGGAATCTATCCGTCGCACATCCTGCTGCCGGTGATTCCGGCGAAATGATGAAGGGGGGTCAGGTCTTGAGTTTTGCATCTTTCTGCGAGGATGCAAAAATCAAGACCTGACCCCGGATGCTCGAGACCTGACCCCGGATGCTCGGGGGTCTGACCCCAGGGTCAGACCCCACTATAAGGTGCCGGTCCGGTCCTCAGGACAGCGTGGCGGAGACCCAGCGGGCGGCGTCGAGCAACTGGCGGTCGCGGTTGCGGTGGCCGATCAGCTGGGCGCCGATCGGCATGCCGCTGGGGCCAGTAAACAGCGGCAGGGTCAGGCAGGGTACGTGCATCGCGGTCCAGAGCGCCGAGAAGTACGGGTTGCCAGTGGTGCTGGTCCCGATTGGTGCCTCGCCATTGCACGGTGCAGTGAGCAGCAGGTCGCAGTCGCCGACCAGGGCGGGCAACTCGGCGCGCAGGCCTTCGAGGAAGGTGCGCGCCTCGAGGTAGCGCTCGAAGGTGCAGCCCAGGCCATCCTTGAGGCGGCCTTCGCGAAGCTGTTCGCTGATCAGGTTCCAGTGGTGGGTCACTTCATGCCGGAAGTTGCGGGCGAACTCGAAGCTGGACACCCACCTGTGCGCATCCAGCACGTCGGCGAAGCCTGACGGCAGGTCGATGTCGATCACCTGCGCGCCGGCGGCCGACAGGCGCTGTGCGGCATCCTCGAGCAGCGCAGCGGCCGGTGCTTCGATCTGCGCCCAGAGGTGGCTGCGGCAGAAGCCGATCTTCGGTTTCGGCGGCGTGCCCTCCAGCGGTTGCCACGGTCGGCCGAGCAGTACGTCGCGCAGCAGCGAGATGTCCTCGATCGAGCGTGCCATCAGGCCGAGCGAGTCGAGCGAACCAGCCGCTTCGCGCACGCCCGACAGCCGCAGGTCGCCCCAGGTCGGGCGGTAGCCGACCACGCCGCAGAAGGCGGCCGGGCGGATCGTCGAGGCCGTGGTCTGGGTGCCCAGCGCCAGCGGCACCATCATCGCGCCGACTGCAGCTCCGGAGCCGCTCGAAGAGCCGCCCGGTGTGCGCCGCGGATCGTGCGGGTTCTTCGTCTTGCCTGGGGTGAGGTTGGCGAACTCGGTGGTGACGGTCTTTCCGAACAGCACACCGCCTGCCTCGCGCTGGAGTGCAACGCAGGCCGCGTCGTTTCGAGTCTGCGTACCGCGGTAGATCGGCGAGCCGTACTCGGTCGGCATGTCGAAGGTGTCGATGATGTCCTTCACGCCGAACGGGATGCCGTGCAGCGGCCCGCTCACCGGGCCGCGATCGAGTTCACGCGCTCGCGCGATCGCAGCATCGCTGGCGAGGTACTGCCAGGCATCGACTTGGGGTTCGCGCTCGGCGATACGCTCCAGGCAGGAGCGTGCGAGCGCCTCCGCGGTGAGGGTTCCGGCATCCATCTGCGTGCGCGCTTCGATGGCGGTGAGCTGGAAGGGGGCTTTCATCGGGTCGATGCTCCGGGTTGCGGTTGACGGGTGGGGCACGCGCGAGGGTACACCGGCAGTGCCGGCGTCCGGCGTCCGGGGTTCCCGATCGAACCCGCGCCTGGCCAGGAATCCGTATGGGACTATCCGCGCCCGCTGCAGCTCGCGCCGGATCATCGCGAGGTCGTGATCATCGCTGCCGGCACCGAGGTCGCGCGCACGGGCCGCGCGATGTGCGTGCTGCCCCAGCCTGGACAGTTCTATGCTCGCTGGGCGGCACCCGACGTGTTCGGGCCGTTCAAGGGCGAGCCCGGCATCGGAGTCTGGTGAACCTGCACGAGCGCCAGCGTCTGTCGCGCGACCACGGCTTCTTCGTTGGTCGGGATCACGAACGCCGGCACGCGGCTGTCCCGGGTCGTGATGCAGGCGGTGCCCGAATCGTTTGCCGCGGCATCGAGCTGCAGCCCCATCCAGCCCAGTGCGTCGACGACCCGCGCGCGTACCGCCGTCGCGTGCTCGCCGATGCCGGCAGTGAATACCAATGCATCCAGCCCGCCGACCGCCGCGGCCAGCGAACCGACCTCGCGCACGATGCGATGGCAGTACAGGTCCACGGCCAGCGCCGCAGCCGGTGAGTCAGAGGCGAGCAGCGTGCGCATGTCGTGCGACAGCCCTGACACCCCGAGCAGGCCCGACTCGCGATAGAGCTTGCGTTCCAGCGTCGCCGCGTCGAGGCTGGCATGGCGCAGCAGGTGAAGCACCGCGCCCGGATCGAGCGTGCCGCAGCGGGTGCCCATCATCAGGCCGTCCAGCGCGGTGAACCCCATCGTGGTCGCGCGACTGCGCCGCCCATGCATCGCGCACATCGACGCGCCGTTGCCGAGGTGGGCCACCACCACGCGGCGCTCGGCCAGCGGCCCGATGCGCGCGGGCAGTTCGGAGGCGATGTACTCATAGGAGAGTCCGTGGAATCCGAACCTGCGCACGCCGAGCGCGCGCAGGTCGGCACCGAGTGCGAACGTGCGCTCGACCGTGTCCAGCGTCGCGTGGAATGCGGTGTCGAAACAGGCGACCTGATGGATGTCCGGCCTGAGCGCGGCCATCGCGCGGATCGGCGCGATGCTTGCCGGTTGGTGCAGCGGCGCGAGCACGGTCAGTGCCTCGATCGCATCGACCACCGCCGCATCGACGATTACCGGGGCCAGAAAGTGTTCCCCGCCATGCACCACTCGGTGTCCGATCGCGCGCAGGACCAGGTTGTCGTCGTGCGCGTCGATCCAGTGCAGCAGGTGCGCCAGGGCCTCGGAATGCGTCCAGGTGCCCGGGCGCAGTTGGCCCAGGTTCTGGTCGACGATACGGCGGCCGACGGCGTCCGTCACCAGGAAACGCGGGTCCTCGTCGAGGTCTTCGAGCTGCCCGCGGAACAGTGGCTCGATGGCCTGATCTCCGTGGCACACGAAGAGCGCGAACTTCAGGCTGGAGGAGCCTGCGTTGAACGTGAGGATGCTGTCGGTCATCGGGATTCCGGGCCGAATCGCCGATCGGTGCGAAGCCCGTGCGCGGTGGTGTTCAGGGGGGGGACGCGGCGAGCCGTGCCACGGCGCAGGAGGCCAGGCGCGAACTGCGACCGTCGGCGCGGCTTGTCAGGATCACCGGAACGCGCGCGCCCAGCACCAACCCGGCTGCGAACGCGCCGCTGAAGAACACCAGTTGCTTGTACATCATGTTGCCGGCCTCTATGTCCGGTGCGACCAGGATGTCGGGCCGGCCCGACACCGGCGAGACGATGCCCTTGATCCGCGCGGCTTCTGCCGACAGCGCATTGTCCAGGGCCAGCGGTCCGTCTAGCATGCCGCCGCTGATCTGCCCGCGGTCGGCCATCTTGCACAGGGCGGCTGCATCGAGGGTCGCCGGCATCTTCGGGTTCACGGTCTCTACCGCCGCGAGCAGCGCAACCTTCGGCACCGGGACGCCCAGGGCATGGGCCAGTTCGATTGCGTTCTGAACGATGTCGCGCTTGGCCTCGAGGTCCGGCGCGATGTTGACCGCGGCATCGGTAATGATGAACAGCCGCGGATGGGCGGGCACACCCATCACGAACGCATGGCTGATCCGGCGCGCGGTGCGCAGCCCCGATTCGCGCGCTACCACGGCAGCCATCAGCTCGTCGGTATGCAGGCTGCCCTTCATGATCGCGGTCACCTCGCCATCGCGGGCGAGGCGCGCGCAGTGCATTGCCGCCTGCACTGGATCGGGCGTGTCGACCACCCGGCAGCCGCGCAGGTCGAGCGATTCGCGTTCGGCCAGCGCACGGATGTCCTGCACCGGCCCGACCAGCCACGGCTCTATCAGGCCCTCGGCTGCCGCATCGACGGGTCCTGCGAGTGCGTCGCGCGAAAGCGGCCAGGCGACCGCAGTGGCTGCAGGCGGCAACGCGCGCGCGCGGGCCAGCAGGGTATCCAGATGATTGCCGTCGGGGGCGTGTGGGGGCGTGTGGGGCGTGCGGGTCGGGAGGTCAGCCATGGTCGATCGTCGGTTGGCGCCGTCAGTCCTTGATGGTCCAGTGGGTGCACAGGCCGAACAGCGACATCCAGAGCGCAGCCAGGACGCCGGACCAGAACAGGCTGGCGATGTAGAAGCCCGGCACCAGCCATGCGACCAGCATCAGCATCGAGGCATTGATGACCACCAGGAAGAGTCCCAGCGTGAGGAGTGTGATCGGCAGGGTCAGCAGCACCAGTACCGGGCGTACGAGCGCGTTCACCAGCCCGAGCAGCAGCGCCGAGACGAGCAGAGCCTGCCAGCCGGAAGCGGTGACGCCCGGAACGATCTCGGTGGCAACCCATAGCCCGATTGCATTGAGCGCCCAGCGCAGCAGCAGTTTCATCCGACGTTATCCACTTCGACCATGACGGGAAAGCATACACGCGGGATCGCCGGAAGCGTTGACAGGGGTGGCGCAATCGCGATCGGGCACGGATTCTGCCGGCGCGCGCGCTATAATTACGCCCTTTGTGCTTTTAC
Proteins encoded:
- a CDS encoding bifunctional enoyl-CoA hydratase/phosphate acetyltransferase, with translation MADLPTRTPHTPPHAPDGNHLDTLLARARALPPAATAVAWPLSRDALAGPVDAAAEGLIEPWLVGPVQDIRALAERESLDLRGCRVVDTPDPVQAAMHCARLARDGEVTAIMKGSLHTDELMAAVVARESGLRTARRISHAFVMGVPAHPRLFIITDAAVNIAPDLEAKRDIVQNAIELAHALGVPVPKVALLAAVETVNPKMPATLDAAALCKMADRGQISGGMLDGPLALDNALSAEAARIKGIVSPVSGRPDILVAPDIEAGNMMYKQLVFFSGAFAAGLVLGARVPVILTSRADGRSSRLASCAVARLAASPP
- a CDS encoding phage holin family protein, whose amino-acid sequence is MKLLLRWALNAIGLWVATEIVPGVTASGWQALLVSALLLGLVNALVRPVLVLLTLPITLLTLGLFLVVINASMLMLVAWLVPGFYIASLFWSGVLAALWMSLFGLCTHWTIKD